The Collimonas fungivorans Ter331 genome has a segment encoding these proteins:
- the nuoE gene encoding NADH-quinone oxidoreductase subunit NuoE gives MANDMLLSQDTYKKIDREVAKFPADQKQSAVMAALAIAQDEKGWLAPETMQDVADYLGMPAIAVQEVATFYNMYNTKPVGKHKISICTNLPCQLSGGERAAEHLKHKLGIDFRETTADGLFTLVEGECMGACGDAPVLLVNNKRMCSWMSNEKIDGLLQELSEVAPK, from the coding sequence ATGGCCAACGACATGTTGTTAAGTCAAGATACATACAAAAAGATCGATCGCGAAGTAGCGAAATTCCCCGCCGACCAGAAACAGTCGGCGGTGATGGCCGCACTGGCGATTGCGCAGGATGAAAAGGGCTGGCTGGCGCCGGAAACCATGCAGGATGTCGCAGACTACCTGGGCATGCCCGCCATCGCGGTGCAGGAAGTCGCGACCTTTTACAATATGTACAACACCAAGCCGGTCGGCAAGCACAAGATCAGCATCTGCACCAATTTGCCATGCCAGCTGTCCGGCGGCGAGCGCGCGGCGGAGCATCTGAAGCACAAGCTCGGCATCGATTTCCGCGAAACCACGGCCGATGGCCTGTTCACGCTGGTCGAGGGCGAATGCATGGGCGCCTGCGGCGATGCGCCGGTGCTGCTGGTGAATAACAAACGCATGTGTAGCTGGATGTCGAACGAAAAGATTGACGGCTTGCTCCAGGAACTCAGTGAGGTAGCCCCCAAATGA
- the nuoF gene encoding NADH-quinone oxidoreductase subunit NuoF, with protein sequence MTSLHNRHINPLILANLDGDNWHYADYVKRGGYTALKRILSEGITPEQVIAELKAGSLRGRGGAGFPTGLKWSFMPRQFPGQKYLVCNTDEGEPGTFKDRDIIRYNPHSLIEGMAIGAYAMGISVGYNYIHGEIWSGYERFEEALDEARAAGALGDKIFGSEFNFQLHAFHGYGAYICGEETALLESLEGKKGQPRFKPPFPASFGLYGKPTTINNTETFAAVPFLLNMGGAAYLELGKPNNGGTKIFSISGDVEKPGNYEVPLGTPFAKLMELAGGMRGGKKIKAVIPGGSSAPVIKGDVMMDTDLDYDSIAKAGSMLGSGAVIVMDETRCMVKSLLRLSYFYFEESCGQCTPCREGTGWLYRLVHRIETGHGRPEDMDLLDTVAGNIMGRTICALGDAAAMPVRGFLKNYREEFEYHIEHKHCLVPAYV encoded by the coding sequence ATGACCAGCCTGCACAACCGTCATATCAATCCGCTGATCCTGGCCAACCTGGACGGCGACAACTGGCACTACGCCGATTACGTCAAGCGCGGCGGCTATACCGCCCTCAAGCGCATCCTCTCCGAAGGCATCACCCCGGAACAAGTCATCGCCGAACTGAAAGCCGGTTCGCTGCGCGGCCGCGGCGGCGCCGGTTTCCCGACCGGCCTGAAGTGGAGCTTCATGCCGCGCCAGTTCCCGGGACAAAAATACCTGGTCTGCAACACCGACGAAGGCGAGCCTGGCACATTCAAGGATCGCGACATCATCCGCTACAATCCGCATTCGCTGATTGAAGGCATGGCCATCGGCGCTTACGCCATGGGCATTTCGGTCGGCTACAACTACATCCACGGCGAAATCTGGTCCGGCTACGAGCGCTTCGAAGAAGCGCTGGACGAGGCCCGTGCGGCAGGCGCCCTGGGCGACAAGATCTTCGGCAGCGAATTCAATTTCCAGCTGCACGCATTCCATGGCTACGGCGCATACATCTGCGGCGAAGAAACGGCCTTGCTGGAATCGCTGGAAGGCAAGAAGGGCCAGCCGCGCTTCAAGCCGCCGTTCCCGGCCAGCTTCGGCCTGTACGGCAAGCCGACCACGATCAACAATACCGAGACTTTCGCGGCCGTGCCTTTCCTGCTCAACATGGGCGGCGCAGCCTACCTGGAACTCGGCAAGCCGAACAACGGCGGCACCAAGATCTTCTCGATCTCGGGCGACGTCGAAAAGCCGGGCAATTACGAAGTGCCGCTGGGTACGCCGTTCGCCAAGCTGATGGAGCTGGCCGGCGGCATGCGCGGCGGCAAGAAGATCAAGGCCGTGATCCCTGGCGGCTCGTCGGCGCCGGTGATCAAGGGCGACGTCATGATGGACACCGACCTCGATTACGATTCGATCGCCAAGGCTGGCTCGATGCTGGGCTCGGGCGCCGTGATCGTGATGGACGAAACGCGCTGCATGGTGAAATCGCTGCTGCGCCTGTCGTACTTCTATTTCGAGGAATCCTGCGGCCAGTGCACGCCATGCCGCGAAGGCACGGGCTGGCTGTACCGTCTGGTGCACCGGATTGAAACCGGCCACGGCCGTCCGGAAGACATGGATCTGCTGGATACGGTAGCCGGCAACATCATGGGCCGCACCATCTGTGCGCTCGGCGATGCGGCAGCGATGCCGGTGCGCGGTTTCCTGAAGAATTATCGCGAAGAATTTGAATATCACATCGAGCATAAGCATTGCTTGGTGCCGGCATACGTTTAA
- the nuoG gene encoding NADH-quinone oxidoreductase subunit NuoG translates to MVEIEIDGKKVEVQEGSMVMDAANKIGTYIPHFCYHKKLSIAANCRMCLVEVEKAPKALPACATPVTAGMIVRTASEKATTAQKSVMEFLLINHPLDCPICDQGGECQLQDLAVGYGKSSSRYEEEKRVVAPKDAGPLISMQEMSRCIQCTRCVRFGQEIAGVMEFGMVGRGEHSEITTFVGKTVNSELSGNMIDLCPVGALTSKPFRYSARTWELSRRKSVSPHDGLGANLVVQVKSGKVMRVLPLENNDVNECWLSDKDRFAYEGLNSDERLTKPMLKQDGKWQEVEWQTALEYVAHGLRNIRHEHGADAIAAVGTPYSTLEELSLLQKVARGLGSENIDFRLRQSDFALDGKVMPWLGMSINEFAQLDRTFIIGSFLRKDHPLLSARVRLGIKRGAKLSILHATDDDLLMPVANKMIVAPSAWLSALGQVAVAVAQAKSIAVPAGFENVEASAEAKQTAASLLSGESKAVLLGNAAAQHPQASQLHAVAQWIAQQTGAKFGYLTEAGNTVGGYWANALPAAGKGRNAQQIFAQPHKAYVLLNAEPELDSFDPQTAVAALKQAEMVVTLSAYKHGAEYSDVLLPIAPFTETSGTFVNCEGRAQSFNGTVRPMGDARPAWKVLRVLGNLLGLPGFDYDTSEAIRDEVLGTGEVAAANLAARLNNISDLQPQAVAQTADGALERIADVPIYFGDAVVRRAVSLQETVDGQAPQAWLSAALAAKLGIAAGDRVNLKQGQGAAALAAAIDPALPENVVRVAASHASTAALGAMFGSIVVEKA, encoded by the coding sequence ATGGTTGAAATCGAAATAGACGGCAAGAAAGTGGAAGTCCAAGAGGGCAGCATGGTAATGGATGCTGCCAACAAGATTGGCACTTACATTCCGCACTTCTGCTATCACAAAAAACTCTCTATCGCGGCCAACTGCCGCATGTGCCTGGTCGAGGTGGAAAAAGCGCCGAAGGCGCTGCCGGCCTGCGCCACGCCGGTGACCGCCGGCATGATCGTGCGCACCGCCAGCGAAAAGGCCACCACTGCGCAAAAGAGCGTGATGGAATTCCTGCTGATCAATCACCCGCTGGATTGCCCGATCTGCGACCAGGGCGGCGAATGCCAGCTGCAGGATCTGGCGGTCGGCTACGGCAAATCGTCTTCCCGCTACGAAGAAGAAAAGCGCGTAGTGGCGCCGAAAGACGCCGGTCCGCTGATCTCCATGCAGGAAATGAGCCGTTGCATCCAGTGCACCCGCTGCGTCCGTTTCGGCCAGGAAATCGCCGGTGTGATGGAATTCGGCATGGTCGGCCGCGGTGAGCATTCCGAGATCACTACCTTTGTCGGCAAGACCGTCAACTCCGAACTGTCGGGCAACATGATCGACCTGTGCCCGGTCGGCGCCTTGACATCCAAGCCGTTCCGCTACAGCGCCCGCACCTGGGAATTGTCGCGCCGCAAATCGGTCAGCCCGCATGACGGCCTGGGCGCCAACCTGGTGGTGCAAGTCAAGTCCGGCAAGGTGATGCGCGTGCTGCCGCTGGAAAACAACGACGTCAACGAATGCTGGCTGTCGGACAAGGACCGCTTCGCCTATGAAGGCTTGAACAGCGACGAGCGCCTGACCAAGCCTATGCTCAAGCAAGACGGCAAGTGGCAGGAAGTCGAATGGCAGACCGCGCTGGAATATGTGGCGCACGGCCTGCGCAATATCCGCCACGAGCATGGCGCTGACGCCATCGCCGCTGTCGGCACTCCGTATTCGACGCTGGAAGAATTGTCGCTGCTGCAAAAAGTGGCGCGCGGCCTGGGTTCGGAAAACATCGATTTCCGCCTGCGCCAGTCCGACTTCGCGCTGGATGGCAAGGTCATGCCATGGCTGGGCATGTCGATCAACGAATTCGCACAGCTCGACCGCACCTTCATCATCGGCTCGTTCCTGCGCAAGGATCATCCGCTGCTGTCGGCGCGGGTGCGCCTGGGCATCAAGCGCGGCGCCAAGCTGAGCATCCTGCACGCCACCGACGACGACCTGCTGATGCCGGTCGCCAACAAGATGATCGTGGCGCCGTCGGCCTGGCTGTCGGCCCTGGGCCAGGTCGCGGTCGCCGTGGCGCAAGCCAAGAGCATTGCGGTTCCTGCCGGTTTCGAGAATGTCGAAGCCTCGGCGGAAGCCAAGCAGACCGCCGCCAGCCTGCTGTCCGGCGAATCCAAGGCAGTATTGCTGGGCAACGCCGCCGCACAACATCCGCAAGCTTCGCAGCTGCACGCAGTGGCGCAATGGATTGCACAGCAGACCGGCGCCAAGTTCGGTTACCTGACCGAAGCCGGCAACACCGTCGGCGGCTACTGGGCCAACGCCTTGCCTGCCGCGGGCAAGGGCCGCAATGCGCAACAGATTTTCGCACAGCCGCACAAGGCTTACGTGTTGTTGAACGCCGAGCCTGAGCTGGACAGCTTCGATCCGCAAACTGCTGTTGCAGCGCTGAAGCAGGCCGAGATGGTTGTGACCTTGTCGGCTTACAAGCACGGCGCGGAATACTCCGACGTGCTGCTGCCGATTGCGCCGTTCACCGAAACTTCCGGCACTTTTGTCAACTGCGAAGGCCGCGCGCAAAGCTTCAACGGCACCGTCCGGCCAATGGGCGATGCCCGTCCGGCATGGAAAGTGCTGCGCGTGCTGGGCAACCTGCTGGGCTTGCCTGGTTTCGACTACGACACTTCGGAAGCGATTCGCGATGAAGTGCTGGGCACCGGCGAAGTTGCCGCGGCCAACCTGGCGGCACGCCTGAACAACATCAGCGACCTGCAACCGCAAGCCGTGGCGCAAACCGCCGACGGCGCGCTGGAACGCATCGCTGACGTGCCTATCTATTTTGGCGACGCCGTAGTGCGTCGCGCCGTTTCGCTGCAAGAGACCGTGGACGGCCAGGCGCCGCAAGCATGGCTGTCTGCTGCGCTGGCGGCAAAACTGGGCATCGCCGCCGGCGACCGCGTCAATCTCAAACAAGGGCAGGGCGCTGCCGCGCTGGCGGCGGCGATTGATCCTGCGTTGCCGGAAAACGTGGTACGCGTCGCAGCTTCGCATGCCTCGACCGCGGCACTGGGCGCAATGTTTGGTTCTATCGTAGTGGAGAAAGCATGA
- the nuoH gene encoding NADH-quinone oxidoreductase subunit NuoH encodes MDHFIAAINATGADWFGFIWPLIWNLIKIIVVVVPLLLCVAYMTYWERKLIGWMHIRLGPNRVGPAGLLQPIADALKLLLKEVTLPARANKVLFFIAPIMTIMPALAAWAVVPFGPETVLANVNAGLLFVMAITSMEVYGVIIAGWASNSKYAFLGAMRASAQMVSYEISMGFALVIVLMVSGSLNLTDIVMAQSKGYFYDHGAAFLSWNWLSLLPVFLIYFISGIAETNRHPFDVVEGESEIVAGHMIEYSGMSFAMFFLAEYANMILVSILTTLLFMGGWASPLAMLDWIPGWIWLGAKTFFMLSVFIWVRASFPRYRYDQIMRLGWKVFIPLILAYLVIVAAWIQSPWNIWK; translated from the coding sequence ATGGATCATTTCATCGCTGCCATCAATGCCACCGGCGCCGACTGGTTCGGCTTCATCTGGCCGCTGATCTGGAACCTGATCAAGATCATCGTCGTCGTCGTGCCGCTGCTGCTGTGCGTGGCCTACATGACTTACTGGGAGCGCAAGCTGATCGGCTGGATGCATATCCGCCTCGGCCCTAACCGGGTCGGTCCGGCCGGTCTGCTGCAGCCGATCGCCGACGCCCTCAAGCTGCTGCTGAAGGAAGTCACCTTGCCGGCGCGCGCCAACAAGGTCTTGTTCTTCATCGCACCGATCATGACCATCATGCCGGCGCTGGCCGCCTGGGCAGTGGTGCCGTTCGGTCCGGAAACCGTGCTGGCCAACGTCAACGCCGGCCTGCTGTTCGTGATGGCGATCACTTCGATGGAAGTCTACGGCGTGATCATCGCCGGCTGGGCTTCCAACTCCAAGTACGCCTTCCTCGGCGCGATGCGCGCTTCGGCGCAGATGGTGTCCTACGAAATTTCGATGGGCTTCGCCCTGGTGATCGTGCTGATGGTGTCCGGCAGCCTGAACCTGACCGATATAGTGATGGCGCAAAGCAAAGGTTATTTCTACGATCACGGCGCTGCGTTCCTGTCGTGGAACTGGCTGTCGCTGCTGCCGGTGTTCCTGATCTATTTCATTTCGGGCATTGCCGAAACCAACCGTCACCCGTTCGACGTAGTGGAAGGCGAGTCGGAAATCGTTGCCGGCCACATGATCGAGTACTCGGGCATGTCGTTCGCGATGTTCTTCCTGGCCGAATACGCCAACATGATCCTGGTCTCCATCCTGACCACGCTGCTGTTCATGGGCGGCTGGGCCTCGCCGCTGGCGATGCTGGACTGGATCCCGGGCTGGATCTGGCTCGGCGCCAAGACCTTCTTCATGCTGTCGGTGTTTATCTGGGTGCGTGCATCGTTCCCGCGTTATCGCTATGACCAGATCATGCGTCTCGGCTGGAAAGTATTCATCCCCTTGATTCTCGCCTACCTGGTGATTGTCGCTGCCTGGATTCAAAGTCCATGGAATATCTGGAAGTAA
- the nuoI gene encoding NADH-quinone oxidoreductase subunit NuoI — MEAIKDFFGSLMLLELLKGLRLTGRYLFARKITVLFPEEKTPQSPRFRGLHALRRYPNGEERCIACKLCEAVCPAMAITIESEQRADGSRRTTRYDIDLTKCIFCGFCEESCPVDSIVETHILEYHGEKRGDLYYTKEMLLAVGDRYEPEIAAARAADAAYR, encoded by the coding sequence ATGGAAGCCATCAAGGATTTTTTCGGCAGTCTGATGCTGCTGGAGTTGCTCAAAGGGTTGCGGCTGACCGGCCGTTACCTGTTTGCGCGCAAGATTACCGTGCTGTTCCCGGAAGAAAAGACGCCGCAATCGCCGCGTTTCCGCGGCCTGCACGCGCTGCGCCGCTACCCGAACGGCGAAGAGCGCTGCATCGCCTGCAAACTGTGCGAAGCGGTTTGCCCGGCGATGGCGATCACCATCGAGTCCGAACAGCGCGCCGACGGTTCGCGCCGCACCACGCGCTACGACATCGACCTGACCAAATGCATTTTCTGCGGTTTCTGCGAAGAGTCTTGCCCGGTCGATTCGATCGTCGAGACCCACATCCTGGAGTACCACGGTGAAAAGCGCGGCGATCTGTACTACACCAAGGAAATGCTGCTGGCCGTGGGCGACCGCTACGAACCCGAGATTGCCGCGGCGCGCGCTGCGGATGCTGCATATCGTTAA
- a CDS encoding NADH-quinone oxidoreductase subunit J, which translates to MEFKTFLFYAFSVVLVIAALRVITARNPVHAALFLVLSFFSAAGIWMLLKAEFLSIVLVLVYVGAVMVLFLFVVMMLDINLDKMREGFWGYFPLAATVGTVIVLEMAAVIFHGFQGSEADVPAISANIGNTKELGKLIYTEYVYAFEIAAVILLVAIVAAVALTLRRRKDTKYFSPSAAVKVKSTDRVRIVKMKSEAKVDPVAPANPAAPLATPPAAPAAPQK; encoded by the coding sequence ATGGAATTTAAGACCTTCTTGTTCTACGCGTTTTCGGTGGTGCTGGTGATCGCCGCCTTGCGCGTAATCACCGCACGCAATCCAGTGCACGCCGCGCTGTTCCTGGTATTGTCGTTTTTCTCCGCGGCCGGCATCTGGATGCTGCTGAAAGCCGAATTCCTGTCCATCGTGCTGGTGCTGGTGTATGTCGGCGCGGTGATGGTGCTGTTCCTGTTCGTGGTGATGATGCTCGATATTAACCTCGACAAGATGCGAGAGGGATTCTGGGGCTACTTTCCGCTGGCGGCCACCGTCGGCACGGTCATCGTGCTGGAAATGGCCGCGGTCATCTTCCACGGTTTCCAGGGTTCCGAAGCCGACGTTCCCGCCATCTCGGCCAACATCGGCAACACCAAGGAGCTGGGCAAGCTGATCTACACCGAATATGTGTACGCGTTTGAAATCGCCGCCGTCATCTTGCTGGTGGCGATCGTCGCCGCGGTAGCCCTGACGCTGCGCCGCCGCAAGGACACCAAGTATTTCTCGCCTTCCGCTGCAGTCAAGGTCAAGAGCACCGACCGGGTTCGCATCGTGAAGATGAAGTCGGAAGCCAAGGTCGATCCGGTCGCGCCCGCGAATCCTGCCGCGCCCCTTGCAACTCCGCCGGCCGCACCAGCGGCCCCACAAAAATAA
- the nuoK gene encoding NADH-quinone oxidoreductase subunit NuoK: protein MAISLAHYLILGAILFSIGIVGIFLNRKNLIVLLMAIELMLLAVNMNFIAFSYYLGDAAGQIFVFFILTVAAAESAIGLAILVALFRNLDTINVEDLDSLKG, encoded by the coding sequence ATGGCAATTTCGCTCGCTCATTATCTGATCCTTGGCGCGATCCTGTTTTCGATCGGCATCGTCGGCATTTTCCTGAACCGCAAGAACCTGATCGTATTGCTGATGGCAATCGAACTGATGCTGCTGGCGGTGAACATGAATTTCATCGCCTTCTCGTATTACCTGGGCGATGCGGCAGGGCAGATTTTCGTTTTCTTTATCCTCACGGTAGCAGCTGCCGAATCGGCAATTGGCTTGGCCATCCTGGTGGCGTTGTTCCGTAACCTGGACACCATCAATGTGGAAGATCTGGACAGCCTGAAGGGCTAG
- the nuoL gene encoding NADH-quinone oxidoreductase subunit L: MAGQLNPQLLLAVPLAPLAGAAIAGLFGTKFFGNLVGRKTSHTVTILGVLIALIISVQTLLAVIDGASFNGTLYTWMTVGGVKLEIGFLVDSLTAMMMCVVTFVSLMVHIYTIGYMKDDEGYNRFFAYISLFTFSMLMLVMSNNFLQLFFGWEAVGLVSYLLIGFWYTRPTAIFANMKAFLVNRVGDFGFILGIGLLLAYSGSMNYSEVFAQKGMLAQLTLPGSDWMLLTVACICLFIGAMGKSAQFPLHVWLPDSMEGPTPISALIHAATMVTAGIFMVTRMSPLFELSDTALSFILIIGSITALFMGFLGVIQTDIKRVVAYSTLSQLGYMTVALGASAYSVAVFHLMTHAFFKALLFLGAGSVIIGLHHDQDMRNMGGLRKYMPITWITSLVGSLALIGTPFFSGFYSKDSIIEAAHASTLFGSGFAYFAVLASVFVTAFYSFRMYFMVFHGEERFGKAHDAHAAHAANDAHAAHDAHGAHVDHHDEEDEHEHHGLAPGQKPQESPWVVTLPLILLAIPSAVIGFLAIEPMLYGSFFKDVIFVNEAHHAMEELRHEFQGPVSMVSHAFASAPLWLAIAGVAAAYYCYMVNPRLPAAIKQKAGPIFTLLDNKYYMDKFNDVVFAGGARLLGRGLWNAGDRGLIDGLIVNGSAKAVSWFSKITRLWQSGYIYHYAFVMIIGVLGFLVWFMPFPFAK, from the coding sequence ATGGCGGGGCAACTTAACCCACAATTACTTCTTGCCGTACCGTTGGCGCCGCTGGCTGGCGCTGCGATCGCGGGCTTATTCGGCACCAAATTCTTCGGCAACCTGGTCGGTCGCAAGACCTCGCACACGGTCACGATCCTGGGCGTGCTGATCGCCCTGATCATTTCCGTGCAGACCTTGCTGGCGGTGATCGACGGCGCCAGCTTCAACGGCACCTTGTACACCTGGATGACGGTCGGCGGCGTCAAGCTGGAAATCGGCTTCCTGGTCGACAGCCTGACGGCCATGATGATGTGCGTGGTGACCTTTGTCTCGCTGATGGTGCATATCTACACCATCGGCTACATGAAAGACGACGAAGGCTATAACCGCTTCTTCGCTTACATCTCCCTGTTCACGTTCTCGATGCTGATGCTGGTCATGAGCAACAACTTCCTGCAGCTGTTCTTCGGCTGGGAAGCGGTGGGCCTGGTGTCGTACCTGCTGATCGGTTTCTGGTACACCCGTCCGACCGCGATTTTCGCCAACATGAAAGCGTTCCTGGTCAACCGTGTCGGCGACTTCGGCTTCATCCTCGGCATCGGCCTGCTGCTGGCGTATTCCGGTTCGATGAACTACAGCGAAGTGTTCGCGCAAAAAGGCATGCTGGCGCAATTGACGCTGCCGGGCAGCGACTGGATGCTGCTGACGGTTGCCTGCATCTGCCTGTTCATCGGCGCCATGGGCAAGTCGGCGCAGTTTCCGCTGCACGTCTGGCTGCCGGATTCGATGGAAGGCCCGACCCCGATTTCCGCACTGATCCACGCCGCTACCATGGTGACCGCCGGCATCTTCATGGTGACCCGCATGTCGCCGCTGTTTGAACTGTCCGACACCGCCTTGTCGTTCATCCTGATCATCGGCTCGATTACCGCCTTGTTCATGGGTTTCCTCGGCGTGATCCAGACCGACATCAAGCGCGTGGTGGCTTATTCGACCCTGTCGCAGCTCGGCTACATGACCGTGGCCCTGGGCGCATCGGCCTACTCGGTGGCGGTATTCCACCTGATGACGCACGCTTTCTTCAAGGCCTTGCTGTTCCTTGGCGCCGGTTCTGTCATCATCGGCCTGCACCACGACCAGGACATGCGCAACATGGGCGGCCTGCGCAAATATATGCCGATCACCTGGATCACTTCGCTGGTCGGCTCGCTGGCGCTGATCGGTACGCCGTTCTTCTCCGGTTTCTATTCGAAGGACAGCATCATCGAAGCGGCGCATGCATCGACCCTGTTCGGTTCCGGTTTTGCTTATTTCGCCGTGCTGGCCAGCGTGTTTGTCACGGCTTTCTACTCGTTCCGCATGTACTTCATGGTGTTCCATGGCGAAGAGCGCTTCGGCAAGGCCCACGACGCTCACGCAGCACATGCCGCCAATGATGCGCACGCCGCACACGATGCACACGGCGCCCATGTCGATCATCACGACGAAGAAGATGAACACGAGCACCACGGCCTGGCTCCCGGCCAGAAGCCGCAGGAGTCGCCTTGGGTGGTGACCTTGCCGCTGATCCTGCTGGCGATTCCGTCGGCCGTCATCGGTTTCCTGGCGATCGAGCCGATGTTGTACGGCAGCTTCTTCAAGGACGTGATTTTCGTCAACGAAGCGCACCATGCCATGGAAGAGCTGCGCCATGAATTCCAGGGTCCGGTCAGCATGGTCAGCCATGCTTTCGCCTCGGCGCCGTTGTGGCTGGCGATCGCCGGCGTGGCGGCGGCGTACTACTGCTATATGGTCAACCCGCGCCTGCCGGCGGCGATCAAGCAGAAGGCCGGTCCGATCTTCACGCTGCTCGACAACAAATACTATATGGACAAGTTCAACGATGTGGTGTTTGCCGGCGGTGCCCGCCTGCTCGGCCGCGGCTTGTGGAATGCCGGCGACCGTGGCCTGATCGACGGCCTGATCGTCAACGGCAGCGCCAAGGCAGTCAGCTGGTTCTCGAAAATCACCCGTCTCTGGCAGTCCGGATACATCTATCACTATGCATTCGTGATGATTATCGGGGTGCTGGGTTTCCTGGTTTGGTTCATGCCGTTTCCGTTTGCCAAATAA
- a CDS encoding NADH-quinone oxidoreductase subunit M, whose protein sequence is MSTFPLLSLAIWCPVAFGILVLAVGRDDNPTLVRWLSLLGAAVSFVVTLPLVCGFDNAFHGMQFVEKTTWIDRFNVNYYLGIDGISLWFVPLTAFITVLVVISAWQVIEKKVAQYMGAFLILSGLMIGVFCALDGMLFYVFFEATLVPMFIIVGVWGGANRVYAAIKFFLYTLMGSLLMLIALLYLYIQSGGSFEILTWHQLPLTMTAQILIFLAFLMAFAVKVPMWPVHTWLPDAHVEAPTGGSVVLAAIMLKLGGYGFLRFSLPITPDASHYLAGFIITLSLIAVIYIGLVALVQNDMKKLIAYSSIAHMGFVTLGFFIFNDIGLQGGIVQMISHGFVSGAMFLCIGVLYDRMHTRQIAEYGGVVNVMPRFAALFVLFSLANSGLPGTSGFVGEFMVILGAVKFNFWIGLLAATALILGAAYSLWLVKRVVFGAITNSHVKEMLDLNKREFVMLGVLAIAVIAMGVYPAPFTDAMQVSVADLLKHVAVTKLN, encoded by the coding sequence ATGTCAACTTTCCCTCTTCTCAGCCTCGCGATCTGGTGTCCGGTCGCGTTCGGTATCCTGGTCCTGGCAGTAGGCCGCGACGATAATCCAACCCTGGTGCGCTGGCTGTCGCTGCTCGGCGCAGCGGTCAGCTTCGTAGTGACGCTGCCTCTGGTCTGCGGCTTCGACAATGCCTTCCACGGCATGCAGTTTGTTGAAAAAACCACTTGGATCGACCGTTTTAACGTCAATTACTACCTCGGCATCGACGGCATTTCGCTGTGGTTCGTGCCGTTGACAGCGTTCATTACAGTGCTGGTGGTGATTTCCGCCTGGCAGGTGATCGAGAAAAAAGTCGCGCAGTACATGGGTGCTTTCCTGATCCTGTCGGGCCTGATGATCGGCGTCTTCTGCGCGCTGGACGGCATGCTGTTCTACGTGTTTTTCGAAGCCACGCTGGTTCCGATGTTCATCATCGTCGGCGTCTGGGGCGGCGCCAACCGCGTCTATGCCGCGATCAAGTTCTTCCTGTACACCCTGATGGGTTCGCTGCTGATGCTGATCGCCTTGCTGTACCTGTACATCCAGTCGGGCGGCAGTTTCGAGATCCTGACCTGGCACCAGCTGCCGCTGACGATGACCGCGCAGATCCTGATTTTCCTGGCGTTCCTGATGGCGTTCGCCGTCAAGGTGCCGATGTGGCCGGTGCATACCTGGCTGCCGGATGCCCACGTGGAAGCGCCGACCGGTGGTTCCGTGGTGCTGGCGGCCATCATGCTGAAGCTGGGCGGCTACGGCTTCCTGCGTTTCTCGCTGCCGATCACGCCTGACGCCAGCCACTACCTGGCCGGTTTCATCATCACCCTGTCGCTGATCGCGGTCATTTATATCGGCCTGGTGGCGCTGGTGCAGAACGACATGAAAAAGCTGATCGCCTATTCGTCGATCGCTCACATGGGTTTTGTTACCCTCGGTTTCTTCATTTTCAACGATATCGGCCTGCAGGGCGGCATCGTGCAAATGATCTCGCACGGTTTTGTATCGGGCGCGATGTTCCTTTGCATCGGTGTCCTGTACGACCGCATGCATACCCGCCAGATCGCCGAATACGGCGGCGTGGTCAACGTCATGCCGCGTTTCGCCGCCTTGTTCGTGCTGTTCTCGCTGGCCAATTCCGGCCTGCCGGGCACCTCCGGTTTCGTCGGCGAGTTCATGGTGATCCTGGGTGCGGTCAAGTTCAATTTCTGGATCGGCCTGCTGGCGGCGACCGCCTTGATCCTGGGCGCGGCGTATTCGCTGTGGCTGGTCAAGCGCGTGGTGTTCGGCGCCATCACCAATTCGCATGTGAAAGAAATGCTGGACCTGAACAAGCGTGAGTTCGTCATGCTGGGTGTGCTGGCGATCGCCGTCATTGCGATGGGCGTGTATCCGGCGCCGTTCACCGATGCGATGCAAGTATCGGTGGCCGACCTGTTGAAGCATGTCGCGGTTACCAAGTTAAACTGA